AGGGCGGCGGCGAAGCGGTCGGCTACTTCTTCTACGGTTTCGCCGTTGCTGCCGCGGCGCTGGGATTCGCCGCTGCGGATGCGGGTGGCGGCTTCGGGGTGCCGGGCGGCGAGTTCGGACATGGTGAGGCCGGCCCAGTCGTCGACGTCGATCTCGCGGAGTGCTTTGTCGTACTCGATCTCGAGGCCGGTCAGGGTGGCGAGCTGGCCGGCGGTGGCGGCGGCGCGTTGCAGGTCGCTCGCGTACAGGCGGGTGGGGGCGAGGGTCGCGAGCCGGGCGGCGGCGGCGCGGGCCTGGTCGACGCCGATCGGGTCGAGGGGGATGTCGGCCTGGCCCTGGATCTTGTCCTGCAGGTTCCACTCGGTCCGGCCGTGACGCCAGACGATCAGCCGGCCTGCGCTCATGCGCGGCCGGCGGTGTCAGCCGGGGAGGCGGAGTCAGTCGCACCAGCTGAGTCAGCCGGCGTGGCGGAGTAGACCGGGGCGGCGGAGGTGGGCGTAGCAGCCGGGTCAGCCGAGGAGGCGGAGGCCGCAGTGGTGACGGCGTCGGCCCCGGAGGTGGAGTCCGGCGCACCAGCCAGGTCGGCCGGGGCGGACGGGGCAGCCGCGTCGGATGAGCCAGCCGGGGCGGCTGAGCCGGCTGAGGCAGCTGGGGTGCCGTCGGGGGTGGGGAGGGGGATGGTGGGGCAGTCGCGCCAGAGGCGTTCCAGGGAGTAGAAGCTGCGCTCTTCGGCGTGCTGGACGTGGATGACGATCTCTAGGTAGTCGAGCAGTACCCAGCGGCCCTCGCGGGCGCCTTCGCGGCGTACTGGTTTGGCGTCGAGGTCCTCGCGGAGTTTGTCCTCGATCGCGTCGACGATGGCGCGGACCTGGCGGTCGTTGGAGGCGGAGGCGACCAGGAACGCGTCGGTGATGGCGAGTTGCTCGGACACGTCGAAGGCGAGGACGTTCTCGGCCTTCTTGTCGTGGGCCGCTTCCGCGGCCGCGGTCAGCAGCTCGATGGCGCGTTCACTGGCAGGCATAAAACGTCCTAACGATTGGTGTAGAGCTCACGCTTGGCGATGTACTGGACGATCCCGTCGGGTACGAGGTACCAGGTGGGGTTGCCCTTGGCGACCCGGGCCCGGCATTCGGTGGACGAGATCGCCAGCGCCGGCACCTCGAGCAGCGTGATCCGGTCCATCGGCAGCTGGTCGAGCGGCAGCTCGAGTGCTTCGGTCCCGGGCCGGGTGCAGCCGACGAACTGGGCGAGTTTGAAGGTCTCGTCCACGTCCCGCCAGGTGAGGATCTGGGCGAGCGCGTCGGCGCCGGTGATGAAGAACAGTTCGGCGTCCGGGTACAGCCTGGACAGATCCCGCAGGGTGTCGATGGTGTACGTCGGGCCGGGCCGGTCGATGTCCACCCGGGAGACCGAGAACCGCGGGTTCGACGCGGTCGCGATAACGGTCATCAGGTAGCGGTCCTCGGCCGGGCTGACTTTGCGGTCCGACTTCTGCCACGGCTGGCCGGTCGGTACGAAGATCACCTCGTCGAGGTCGAAGTACGCCTGTACTTCGCTGGCCGCGACCAGGTGGCCGTGATGGATCGGGTCGAACGTGCCGCCCATCACGCCGATGCGTCGTATCCGCTCCACTGCAGCCACGTCAGCCCATCACCAGCCGGTCAGCTGTGCGGCCGGCCCTTGCCCATGATGACGGTGATGGCCAGCAGCAGGACGAGCACGAACAGAGTGAACCCGCCGAACCACCACTTCGAGATGTGCGACGCCTCGGCGGCCGCCGCCACGGGCGCCACCTGGGGCACGAGGATCGAGAACATGATGCAGAGCCTATCTCGTACCCCCGGGAACGACAGCGACCGGTGGCCCGGAACACTCGACGGGGGCACACCGGTCGCGGAAGGTGAGGTCAGCTGTGGCGGAGGTTACGGGTCAGCAGCCGGCGCCAGGTGGACGGTACGGCGTGCGCGCGGCGCGCCTTGGCGGCCACCCGGTGCCGCTCGTCGATCTGGGCACGGGCAACGTCGGGGGTGATCATGATTCCTTCACTGGGTCGGTGCGGCGTACCCGGGGCGGACCGGCCCCGGTACTTGAAATTGTACGGTATGAACTACTCTCTTACAAACGAATTAAAGGCAGATTTGATTCCCAACCTTGGAATCTGCGGTGAACAGGAGGAATCATGGACGCGATCGACAGACAGCTGATCGAGGCACTGCGGCTGAACGGGCGCTCCAGCTGGGCCGAGCTCGGCCGGGTCGTCGGGCTGTCCGGACCGAGCGTCCAGGAGCGGGTCCGGCGGCTCGAGGAGCGGGGCGTACTGCTCGGCTACCGCGCCGTGGTCGCGCCGGATCAGGTCGGCCTCGGGACCAGCGCGCTGATCGGCCTGTTCCAGCGTGACGACGTGGAGACCGACGACATCGTCGACCAGGTCCGCGAGATCGTCGCGGTCGAGGACTGCTGGTTCGTGGCTGGTGACCAGGAGCTCGTGGTGAAGGTACGCGTCGCGGACGTGACCCAGCTGGAGGCAGTGGTCGGGTCGCTGCGCCGTGTGAACGGAGTAGTCAGGACACGGACGACGGTTGTGCTGTCGACTCGCTGGGAAGGGCGTCCGGCGCCGCTGCCCGAGTAAGTAGCAGTGCGGCGCCCGCTAGTAGTGCGAGACCTGCAGCGACTGGGTAGAGCAGTCGCGGCGCGTGCTCGTACGCCACACCGCCTATCGCTGGGCCGAGGAACATGCCGCTGATCGAGGCAGCCGCGTACAGGCTGGAGTACCGGCCGACCATGCCCTCTGGCGCGGCATCGGCTACGTGGGCGGTGGCAGTCGGCTTGTACAGCATCTCCCCTGCCGTGATCACCACGATCGCCAGCGCCGCACCGGCCAGCGCTGGCCAGACGCCCAGCACCGCGAGTCCGAGGCCGACCAGTCCGAAACCGGTGGCGATCACTCGGGTGGCACGGTGACCACGGAGGCGTACGGCAAGCGGCGCCTCGCACAGGACGATCACTACTGAGCTGACTCCGATCAGTACGCCGTATGCGACTGCTGGCGTACCAGCATCACGCAGTAGTAGTGGCATGGTGGCGAAGATCTGCCGGTACGCCGTGTCCACGACGACGATCGTCGCCAGTACTACCAGCACCTGGCGATCGCGGAGGACGGTTCGCCAGAGTCCGGTGGGCCTGGTCCGCGTACGGCGCGCACTCGGTACCCAGCGCCAGACGATCGCGGCCATCACCAGACTGGTCACGGCGTCGATGACGAAGACCAGCGAGAAGTCGTACGCCGCGAGCAGGCCGCCGAGGGGCGGACCGATCGCGAAGCCCGCGTTGCTCGCGGTGCGGGACAGCGCGATGCCCTCACGGCGGCGTTCGGCCGGAAGGGCGGTGGCGACGAGCGCGCTCAGGTTGGGGCGGGCGGCGCCGCCGAACAGGCCGGCCAGCGCGGCGACGAGAGCGAGCGCCGCGCCGGGGGTGAAGGGCATCGCGACGCAAGTGATCGCCCAGAGGAGCTGGCTGGCGACTGCCGCCGTACGCAGACCGAATCGGTCGCCGAACGAGCCGCCGGTGAGGTTGCCGCCGAGCAGACCCACCCCGTACGCCGCCGCGGCGAAACCGGCTTGCTGCGCGGACATGCCGCGATCCTCGACCAGGTACAGCGTGAGGTAGATCCAGGCCAGGGCGCCGGCCGAGCTGACCAGCTGGCCTAGCATGACGGCTTTCAGCCAGGCGGGCAGGTCCGCGATCCGGCGCCAGTACATCCGCGCTCCCGTCGGATAGAGTGAGTTCCAGTTGGGAACTTACTTGACGGATCGGCCCAGCGGCAACCGGGAAGCGAAGGAGTGACGACGTGCGGCGGAGCAGTTTCGCGCCCGAACCGGATTGTGCGATCGCGCAGTCCCTCGGCGTCATCGGCGACGGCTGGGAGCTGCTGGTCGTACGCGACCTGGCGCGCGGGCTGGAACGGTTCGACCAGTTGGCCGAGTCGTTGCGGATCTCGCGGAAGGTGCTGACCGAGCGGCTGAACGGGCTGATGGACAGCGGGATCGTCGAGCGGTCCGCGTACCAGGAACGGCCGACTCGATACGCGTACGGGCTGACGCCGCGCGGGCGGGCGCTCTTGCCGGTGCTGGTCGCACTTCAGGACTGGGGCGATCGCTGGCTGCTCGGGGACGGATCGCTGACGGGGACGAATGCGGCGGATGAGCCGCCTGCGCTGCGTTTACACGAGTTGATCGGGCAGCGGGTGCCGTACGTTGAGTTGCCGTCGACTGCTGGTACGACGGTGGATGTGGTGGACGCGGACGCGCGGGCGACGGTGATCTTCGGGTATCCGGCGACCGGGCGGCCTACGCCGTTGCCGGACGGGTGGGACGAGATCGCGGGCGCTGCTGGGTGCACATTGGAGAATCGGCTGTTCGCCGGGCGGCGGGATGAGTTCGAGGCGCGTGGGATTGCGGTGCGAGGGGTTAGTACACAGCGGACGGATGAGCAGCAGGCGTTCGCCGTGGCGGAGGAGATTCCGCATCTGCTGCTGTCGGATGTCGAGCTGGAGCTGGC
The genomic region above belongs to Kribbella solani and contains:
- a CDS encoding histidine phosphatase family protein, giving the protein MSAGRLIVWRHGRTEWNLQDKIQGQADIPLDPIGVDQARAAAARLATLAPTRLYASDLQRAAATAGQLATLTGLEIEYDKALREIDVDDWAGLTMSELAARHPEAATRIRSGESQRRGSNGETVEEVADRFAAALARIADQGTPEDTIVIATHGLAARVGICLFLGIPHPNWPAFGALSNCNWVSLLPGRQGWRIEEWNAGSLPEPPLTEDPQR
- a CDS encoding winged helix-turn-helix transcriptional regulator, translated to MRRSSFAPEPDCAIAQSLGVIGDGWELLVVRDLARGLERFDQLAESLRISRKVLTERLNGLMDSGIVERSAYQERPTRYAYGLTPRGRALLPVLVALQDWGDRWLLGDGSLTGTNAADEPPALRLHELIGQRVPYVELPSTAGTTVDVVDADARATVIFGYPATGRPTPLPDGWDEIAGAAGCTLENRLFAGRRDEFEARGIAVRGVSTQRTDEQQAFAVAEEIPHLLLSDVELELAAALRLPTFRAGGYERLKRVVLVVGADRVIERVRYPVTDIAEAVDWALAG
- a CDS encoding MFS transporter, which produces MYWRRIADLPAWLKAVMLGQLVSSAGALAWIYLTLYLVEDRGMSAQQAGFAAAAYGVGLLGGNLTGGSFGDRFGLRTAAVASQLLWAITCVAMPFTPGAALALVAALAGLFGGAARPNLSALVATALPAERRREGIALSRTASNAGFAIGPPLGGLLAAYDFSLVFVIDAVTSLVMAAIVWRWVPSARRTRTRPTGLWRTVLRDRQVLVVLATIVVVDTAYRQIFATMPLLLRDAGTPAVAYGVLIGVSSVVIVLCEAPLAVRLRGHRATRVIATGFGLVGLGLAVLGVWPALAGAALAIVVITAGEMLYKPTATAHVADAAPEGMVGRYSSLYAAASISGMFLGPAIGGVAYEHAPRLLYPVAAGLALLAGAALLLTRAAAPDALPSESTAQPSSVS
- the nadD gene encoding nicotinate-nucleotide adenylyltransferase translates to MERIRRIGVMGGTFDPIHHGHLVAASEVQAYFDLDEVIFVPTGQPWQKSDRKVSPAEDRYLMTVIATASNPRFSVSRVDIDRPGPTYTIDTLRDLSRLYPDAELFFITGADALAQILTWRDVDETFKLAQFVGCTRPGTEALELPLDQLPMDRITLLEVPALAISSTECRARVAKGNPTWYLVPDGIVQYIAKRELYTNR
- a CDS encoding Lrp/AsnC family transcriptional regulator, producing MDAIDRQLIEALRLNGRSSWAELGRVVGLSGPSVQERVRRLEERGVLLGYRAVVAPDQVGLGTSALIGLFQRDDVETDDIVDQVREIVAVEDCWFVAGDQELVVKVRVADVTQLEAVVGSLRRVNGVVRTRTTVVLSTRWEGRPAPLPE
- the rsfS gene encoding ribosome silencing factor, translated to MPASERAIELLTAAAEAAHDKKAENVLAFDVSEQLAITDAFLVASASNDRQVRAIVDAIEDKLREDLDAKPVRREGAREGRWVLLDYLEIVIHVQHAEERSFYSLERLWRDCPTIPLPTPDGTPAASAGSAAPAGSSDAAAPSAPADLAGAPDSTSGADAVTTAASASSADPAATPTSAAPVYSATPADSAGATDSASPADTAGRA